One window from the genome of Pyxicephalus adspersus chromosome 6, UCB_Pads_2.0, whole genome shotgun sequence encodes:
- the PPP1R3D gene encoding protein phosphatase 1 regulatory subunit 3D — protein sequence MSYKIHSFIMSRSCKEQVDFGIPRSLSYINDLYKNVHLAEGFGNQGRKLSSEKRRPREVLRTDSLLGKSCDPELRPIIRRRTKSLPSSSERKTAAKCRPQCHKVRFADSLGLELAEVKVFNAGDNPSIPLHVLSRLSINSDLCCSQDLEVSLQYLEPDFKQPADCEDFLDRLRQNCVCLEHVTSSEELGISGTIRVLNLAFEKVVTVRFSFTSWKTHSDVPAVWQKREDTGILNSDIFAFTITLPSFLTQICSSIQFAIRYQVAGKVFWDNNQGRNYTFTSKSHTLKMPKDSEQSWIHFI from the coding sequence ATGTCTTACAAAATACACTCTTTTATAATGTCTCGCAGCTGCAAAGAACAAGTTGATTTTGGCATTCCTCGCAGCCTAAGTTATATTAATGACCTttacaaaaatgtgcatttggCAGAAGGCTTTGGCAACCAAGGAAGAAAGTTAAGCAGTGAGAAACGGAGACCACGTGAAGTCCTAAGGACAGACAGCTTGTTGGGCAAAAGCTGCGACCCAGAACTGCGTCCGATTATACGTCGTAGAACAAAATCTCTACCCAGCTCTTCGGAGAGGAAAACTGCTGCCAAGTGTCGTCCTCAGTGCCATAAAGTCAGGTTTGCAGATTCACTTGGTTTGGAATTGGCAGAGGTAAAGGTTTTCAATGCTGGGGATAACCCATCCATTCCACTGCATGTTCTCTCACGACTCTCTATCAACTCTGACTTGTGCTGCAGCCAGGATTTGGAAGTGTCTCTCCAATATCTAGAGCCAGACTTTAAACAGCCAGCCGACTGTGAAGATTTCTTGGATCGTCTGCGACAAAACTGTGTCTGCTTGGAACACGTCACTAGTTCAGAAGAACTGGGGATTTCTGGTACCATTAGAGTTTTGAATTTGGCCTTTGAAAAGGTGGTTACAGTCAGGTTTTCATTCACCAGCTGGAAAACCCATTCTGATGTGCCTGCAGTTTGGCAAAAGAGGGAAGACACTGGTATTTTAAACTCagatatttttgcttttacaatCACCTTACCATCTTTTCTTACACAAATCTGCTCGTCGATACAATTTGCTATAAGATACCAGGTGGCTGGTAAGGTATTCTGGGATAATAATCAGGGAAGGAATTATACGTTTACATCTAAAAGTCACACACTGAAAATGCCAAAGGACAGCGAGCAAAGTTGGATACACTTTATTTGA